A window of the Besnoitia besnoiti strain Bb-Ger1 chromosome VI, whole genome shotgun sequence genome harbors these coding sequences:
- a CDS encoding RAP domain-containing protein (encoded by transcript BESB_068940): MASSAGSALRLGLPSLASPRLRASAPSSARLPFALSSPPFSSSRLPAILAAGDPSSLSHKVSRGPARLSPQCSFASQSVASVSSSAAQLSASAGACLGSAARAALERVEPRLRCLGSCSFSTGAPTAGDEGEKRAKEGKPTDFPLIFDGGEERLSPQQVAEKEQLIKELTQRLSGPLVDADGNVPTGAARPIAIEVDGPTHFYANSTRYTAYTKLKHRLLTRMGYKVLHVPYFEWRRLRGQKEREEYMRRKLMEEPTEWLDPEDEKFYNERMKVLRQQYEEEARRAAGLEPATRVPPPSHPSAESSAAAPFSAAPPPPPPPHPSAQPAMRIASPDEGVSTAAGEAWRARPRHEREGDLPRRDLPPRERSGAYGAPYPPQHGYSQGPPPPYAPQHPGHAVGSALARPPAFRPPAYAPAVQPGSPSFHPGYPAYQPSAPFPPPAFPSAAPTPNAPAAPSGAFAAAATASTEQPTSAPATGDSVEETIAQIKRQQDELAKMLAKLKSLEQETGKKGPAADGDSADAPAGRTQ, from the exons ATGGCGTCTTCAGCAGGTTCAGCTCTCCGCCTGGGCCTtccgtcgctcgcgtctcctcgtctccgcgcctctgcgccgtccaGCGCACGCTTGCccttcgccctctcctctccgccgttcTCGAGttcgcgcctgcctgcgattctcgccgccggcgacccttcttctctctctcacaAGGTCTCTCGAggccctgcgcgcctctcccctcaGTGCTCGTTCGCCTCGCAAAGCGTCGCGTCtgtctcgtcttccgctgcgcagctctccgcctccgctgggGCGTGTCTGggttctgcggcgcgcgcggcgctcgagcgTGTAGAGCCGCGCCTCAGGTGtctcggcagctgcagcttctcAACGGGCGCCCCTACCGCGGGggacgagggcgagaagcgcgcgaaggagggcAAACCGACAGACTTCCCGCTGATCTTCgatggcggcgaagagcgtcTGAGTCCGCAGCAAGTCGCTGAGAAGGAGCAACTCATCAAGGAACTCACGCAGAGACTCAGCGGCCCCCTCGTCGACGCGGACGGCAACGTCCCGACAG gcgcggcgcggccgatTGCCATCGAGGTCGACGGCCCCACTCACTTCTACGCCAACAGCACACGCTACACGGCCTACACCAAGCTGAAGCATCGGCTGCTCACGCGCATGGGCTACAAAGTCCTCCACGTTCCGTATTTTGAGTGGAGAAGGCTCCG AGGGCAGAAGGAACGCGAAGAGTATATGCGTCGCAAGTTGATGGAGGAGCCGACCGAGTGGCTAGATCCTGAAGACGAGAAATTTTACAACGAACGCATGAAG GTGCTGAGGCAGCAgtacgaagaggaggcgcggcgcgcggctggcctCGAACCCGCGACCCGAgtgccgccgccttctcatCCCTCCGCGGAatcttctgccgccgccccttTTTCGGCTGCTCCGCCTCCCCCACCTCCTCCGCACCCCTCGGCGCAACCCGCCATGCGCATAGCCTCGCCTGATGAGGGCGTGAGCacggctgccggcgaggcCTGGCGAGCACGTCCGCGCcacgagcgcgagggcgacttACCGCGGCGAGacctccctccgcgcgagcgcagcggcgcgtaTGGAGCGCCCTACCCGCCCCAGCACGGATACTCGCAgggtcctccgcctccgtaTGCTCCGCAGCATCCTGGGCACGCGGTGGGAagcgcgctggcgcgcccgcctgcctTCCGCCCGCCGGCCTACGCGCCCGCGGTGCAGCCGGGGTCTCCCAGTTTCCATCCAGGGTACCCCGCCTACCAGCCGTCCGCGCCGttccctccgcctgcgttcccctctgccgcgccgacgcccaatgcgcccgccgcgccgagcggagcgttcgcggcagctgcaacTGCCTCGACGGAGCAGCCAACTTCCGCCCCTGCGACGGGCGACAGCGTCGAGGAGACGATTGCGCAGATCAAGCGGCAACAAGACGAGCTCGCGAAGATGCTAGCCAAGCTCAAGAGCCTCGAGCAGGAGACCGGCAAGAAAGGGCCTGCTGCTGACGGAGActctgcggacgcgcccgcaggccgcaCACAGTGA